A section of the Myxocyprinus asiaticus isolate MX2 ecotype Aquarium Trade chromosome 40, UBuf_Myxa_2, whole genome shotgun sequence genome encodes:
- the LOC127431250 gene encoding 39S ribosomal protein L22, mitochondrial-like isoform X1 translates to MSHADLQLVEIHHCRRQIKYSKDKMWYLAKLIRGMTIDQALAQLEFNDKKGAQIMKEVLLEAQEMAVKNHNVEYKSNVYIAESFSAKGKYLKRIRYHGHGMFGIMDKVHCHYFVKLIEGVPPKFEKKMGLDQAKEYVEQLRNRTIIHSL, encoded by the exons ATGAGCCACGCAGACCTGCAGTTAGTG GAGATCCATCACTGTAGACGTCAGATTAAATACAGCAAAGACAAGATGTGGTACTTGGCTAAGCTG ATCAGAGGTATGACCATTGACCAGGCACTCGCTCAGCTAGAGTTCAACGACAAGAAGGGTGCTCAAATAATGAAAGAG GTTCTTTTGGAAGCCCAGGAAATGGCAGTGAAGAATCACAATGTGGAATACAAATCAAATGTATATATTG CTGAATCATTCTCAGCTAAGGGAAAATATCTGAAGCGCATTCGTTATCATGGACATGGCATGTTCGGCATCATGGACAAAGTGCACTGCCACTACTTCGTAAAGCTTATTGAGGGAGTGCCGCCCAAATTTGAAAAGAAGATGGGATTGGACCAGGCCAAGGAGTACGTGGAACAACTGAGGAACAGAACAATTATTCACTCACTATAG
- the LOC127431250 gene encoding 39S ribosomal protein L22, mitochondrial-like isoform X2, whose protein sequence is MWYLAKLIRGMTIDQALAQLEFNDKKGAQIMKEVLLEAQEMAVKNHNVEYKSNVYIAESFSAKGKYLKRIRYHGHGMFGIMDKVHCHYFVKLIEGVPPKFEKKMGLDQAKEYVEQLRNRTIIHSL, encoded by the exons ATGTGGTACTTGGCTAAGCTG ATCAGAGGTATGACCATTGACCAGGCACTCGCTCAGCTAGAGTTCAACGACAAGAAGGGTGCTCAAATAATGAAAGAG GTTCTTTTGGAAGCCCAGGAAATGGCAGTGAAGAATCACAATGTGGAATACAAATCAAATGTATATATTG CTGAATCATTCTCAGCTAAGGGAAAATATCTGAAGCGCATTCGTTATCATGGACATGGCATGTTCGGCATCATGGACAAAGTGCACTGCCACTACTTCGTAAAGCTTATTGAGGGAGTGCCGCCCAAATTTGAAAAGAAGATGGGATTGGACCAGGCCAAGGAGTACGTGGAACAACTGAGGAACAGAACAATTATTCACTCACTATAG